A part of Peptococcaceae bacterium genomic DNA contains:
- a CDS encoding GNAT family N-acetyltransferase: MEEFIIRNMKADDYDKVIEIWKESEGIGLSEADSRGSILFYLEHNPGMSFVAEDENGIAGAVLCGHDGRRGYLHHLAVKKEARGKGLGKRLAEKCLDRLKEAGIKKCHIFVLADNEEGLKFWNELGWQKRKDIILLSKNI, encoded by the coding sequence ATGGAGGAGTTTATTATACGGAACATGAAAGCCGATGATTACGACAAGGTTATCGAGATATGGAAGGAATCGGAAGGGATCGGCTTAAGCGAAGCCGACTCCAGGGGAAGCATTCTTTTTTACCTGGAGCATAATCCGGGGATGAGTTTTGTCGCAGAGGACGAAAACGGTATAGCGGGTGCGGTCCTGTGCGGTCACGACGGGAGAAGGGGATACCTTCACCACTTGGCGGTTAAAAAAGAGGCCAGAGGGAAAGGACTGGGGAAAAGGTTGGCGGAAAAATGCCTTGACAGGCTGAAAGAGGCCGGCATTAAAAAGTGCCATATATTCGTTTTGGCAGATAATGAAGAAGGTTTGAAATTTTGGAATGAGTTGGGTTGGCAGAAAAGAAAAGATATCATCCTGCTATCGAAGAATATATAA
- the adhE gene encoding bifunctional acetaldehyde-CoA/alcohol dehydrogenase, whose protein sequence is MAERMIEQLVENAKLALGEMIKLDQEKVDAIVKEMAIEGLANHMRLAKMAVSETGMGVYEDKAVKNMFATEYIYHSIKYQKSVGIIEENEEEDYYDLAEPVGVIAGITPVTNPTSTTMFKAIISMKTRNPIIFAFHPGSQECSAEAARIMRNAAVRAGAPPNCIQWVEEPSVEATQFLMKNDGVSLILATGGSSMVKAAYSAGKPALGVGPGNVPCYIEKSADLRRAVTDLILSKTFDNGMICASEQAVIIDDEVYDRVVQLMKDNGCYFVSGEEKRMLEALAIDTVKCAMNPAIVGQPATEIARKAGFNVPAGTKILVAELEGVGPDHPLSREKLSPILACYRVKDSWEGLRRSVEMVNFGGSGHSAVIHSENEEVINEFAKQVNTGRLIINQPSSHGAIGDIYNTNLPSLTLGCGSFGRNSTTANITSVNLINRKRVVKRRYNMQWFKIPEKIYFEPGAVQYLSKMPDISRAFIVTDEMMVKLGYVDKVLYRLRHREGRNYVHSEIFSGVRPDPTIQTVKEGVEAVNAFKPDVIIALGGGSAIDAAKAIWLFYEYPETRFEDLRLKFMDIRKRVAKFPRLGKKARLVAISTTSGTGSEVTSFAVITDPETQTKYPLADYELTPDVAIVDPDFVESMPAGVAADTGMDALTHALEVYVSVMASDYTDALAMKAIQLVFAYLPRSFRNAGDREAREKMHNASTIAGMAFTNAFLGINHSLAHKLGGEFHIPHGRANAVLLPHVIRYNASVPTKFNAFPKYEHYVAHEKYAEIARNLGLPARDTREGVESLVSAVVNLMKELKMPLSLKEMGIPEERFLELSEELAEKAFEDQATTANPRFPLISELKEIYRQAYYGMPEELEMTVFPQPQAVQEPEKETPAGIPVYSREPEQPPGLH, encoded by the coding sequence ATGGCTGAGCGAATGATTGAACAGCTGGTGGAAAACGCCAAGCTTGCCCTTGGGGAAATGATTAAGCTGGACCAGGAAAAGGTCGATGCTATCGTCAAGGAGATGGCCATCGAGGGTCTGGCCAATCACATGCGGCTGGCCAAGATGGCTGTTTCGGAAACAGGGATGGGAGTATACGAGGACAAGGCCGTCAAAAACATGTTTGCCACGGAATACATTTATCACAGCATCAAGTACCAGAAATCGGTAGGGATCATTGAGGAAAACGAGGAAGAGGACTATTACGACCTGGCCGAACCGGTAGGGGTTATTGCCGGGATTACGCCGGTGACCAATCCAACATCAACAACCATGTTCAAGGCGATAATCTCGATGAAGACGAGAAACCCCATCATTTTCGCTTTTCATCCTGGTTCCCAGGAGTGCAGCGCGGAAGCGGCCCGCATCATGAGAAACGCGGCTGTCCGCGCCGGGGCGCCTCCGAATTGCATCCAGTGGGTGGAAGAGCCGTCTGTTGAAGCCACGCAGTTTCTTATGAAGAATGACGGGGTTTCTCTCATCCTGGCAACAGGAGGGTCTTCCATGGTCAAGGCCGCCTACAGCGCGGGCAAACCCGCCCTGGGAGTGGGACCGGGCAATGTGCCCTGCTATATTGAAAAGTCGGCCGACCTCCGGCGGGCAGTTACCGATTTGATCCTGTCCAAGACCTTTGACAACGGGATGATCTGCGCCTCGGAACAGGCGGTGATCATTGATGACGAGGTCTACGACCGGGTTGTGCAGTTGATGAAGGATAACGGGTGTTATTTTGTCAGCGGTGAGGAAAAGCGGATGCTGGAAGCCCTGGCCATTGACACGGTGAAATGTGCCATGAACCCGGCAATAGTGGGGCAGCCTGCTACGGAAATAGCCAGGAAGGCGGGCTTTAACGTTCCGGCAGGCACCAAAATACTGGTGGCTGAACTGGAAGGAGTGGGGCCCGATCATCCTCTTTCCCGGGAAAAACTCAGTCCTATCCTGGCCTGTTACAGGGTGAAAGACTCCTGGGAAGGATTGAGAAGGTCCGTGGAGATGGTTAATTTCGGCGGGTCAGGACATTCTGCCGTTATCCACTCGGAAAACGAGGAGGTCATCAACGAGTTTGCCAAACAGGTCAACACGGGAAGACTCATTATCAACCAGCCTTCAAGCCACGGGGCCATCGGCGACATTTACAACACCAATCTCCCCTCCCTAACCCTGGGCTGCGGCTCCTTCGGGAGGAACAGCACCACTGCAAACATCACTTCTGTCAATCTCATCAACAGAAAGCGGGTGGTAAAAAGGAGGTATAACATGCAGTGGTTTAAGATACCTGAGAAAATCTATTTCGAGCCAGGGGCAGTCCAGTACCTGTCCAAGATGCCCGACATCTCCCGCGCCTTTATTGTTACCGATGAAATGATGGTAAAGCTGGGGTACGTGGATAAGGTCCTTTACCGCCTGCGTCACCGGGAAGGACGCAATTACGTCCATTCCGAGATTTTCAGCGGTGTGCGGCCCGATCCTACGATCCAGACGGTGAAAGAAGGAGTGGAAGCGGTCAATGCCTTCAAACCCGACGTGATTATAGCCCTGGGGGGCGGGTCCGCCATTGACGCGGCCAAAGCCATCTGGCTGTTTTATGAATACCCTGAAACGAGGTTTGAGGATTTGCGCCTGAAGTTCATGGATATCAGAAAGAGGGTGGCCAAGTTTCCCCGCCTTGGCAAAAAGGCCAGGCTGGTGGCCATTTCCACCACATCGGGTACCGGTTCGGAAGTGACCTCCTTTGCCGTCATAACCGACCCGGAGACCCAGACCAAGTACCCCTTGGCTGATTACGAGCTGACACCGGATGTGGCCATAGTCGATCCGGATTTTGTGGAAAGCATGCCGGCGGGGGTTGCGGCGGATACAGGAATGGATGCCCTTACCCATGCCCTGGAGGTCTATGTTTCGGTGATGGCCTCGGATTATACCGACGCGCTGGCCATGAAAGCCATCCAGCTGGTTTTTGCCTACCTGCCCAGGTCGTTCCGGAATGCCGGCGACCGGGAAGCCCGGGAGAAGATGCATAATGCGTCGACTATCGCCGGCATGGCATTTACCAATGCCTTTTTGGGCATCAATCACAGCCTGGCCCACAAACTGGGAGGCGAGTTTCACATTCCCCATGGCAGGGCCAATGCTGTCCTCCTCCCGCATGTCATCAGGTATAACGCGTCAGTGCCCACAAAGTTCAATGCTTTTCCGAAATATGAACACTACGTGGCCCATGAAAAATACGCGGAAATTGCCAGGAACCTGGGACTGCCTGCCCGTGATACCCGTGAAGGAGTGGAAAGCCTTGTCTCGGCCGTGGTCAACCTCATGAAGGAACTGAAGATGCCCTTGTCTTTAAAAGAAATGGGCATACCGGAAGAACGCTTCCTGGAGCTTTCCGAAGAACTGGCCGAAAAGGCCTTCGAGGACCAGGCCACTACGGCCAACCCCCGTTTTCCCCTGATTTCTGAACTGAAAGAGATTTATCGCCAGGCATATTACGGAATGCCTGAAGAGCTGGAAATGACCGTTTTCCCCCAGCCCCAGGCAGTGCAGGAACCGGAAAAAGAAACGCCTGCCGGGATTCCGGTTTACAGCCGGGAACCGGAGCAGCCGCCGGGTCTGCATTGA
- a CDS encoding EFR1 family ferrodoxin (N-terminal region resembles flavodoxins. C-terminal ferrodoxin region binds two 4Fe-4S clusters.) → MSENTYRSLLIYYFSGTGNSYRVARIAGETFADKDREAKVASIAGAKPREEVKDGVAHLLGLVFPTHAFTVPWAMLRFLLKFPRRRGTHAFVMPTRGGTRFGRFFPPGLEGTAGYLAALVLSFKGYRVRGVMGIDMPSNWVVVHPGYSEANARAIIDRAREKTVRFMNSLLAGNRVFRGRVCLLMGLLLLPVSLGFLVLGRFFLVKIFYASFRCTACGFCVKNCSYRGVRLRGVKNKRPYWTFSCQSCMRCMAYCPSKAVEASYLLAAVFCLVFTIPAGHYLISLITVNLPVSGPVLTAWLDPILTYTYRIGSIYIVYRLFHALLGLAPVNRLITHITPTPFFRRYHEPETKAGELRRFELQGDRLPGRT, encoded by the coding sequence GTGAGTGAAAACACTTATCGTTCACTTTTAATTTACTATTTTTCGGGGACAGGGAATTCTTACCGCGTTGCCCGTATTGCCGGCGAAACGTTTGCCGATAAGGACCGCGAGGCGAAAGTTGCCTCTATAGCGGGCGCAAAACCGCGAGAAGAAGTAAAAGATGGCGTTGCTCACCTCCTGGGGCTGGTCTTTCCCACACATGCCTTTACCGTGCCTTGGGCGATGCTTCGCTTTTTACTGAAGTTCCCCCGCCGCAGAGGGACTCATGCCTTTGTCATGCCTACCCGGGGCGGGACTAGGTTTGGACGCTTCTTTCCACCCGGCCTGGAAGGCACTGCCGGGTACCTGGCGGCACTGGTATTGTCCTTCAAGGGCTACCGGGTAAGAGGGGTCATGGGCATTGACATGCCCTCCAACTGGGTCGTCGTACATCCGGGTTACAGCGAGGCTAATGCCCGGGCGATCATAGACAGGGCCAGAGAAAAAACAGTTCGTTTTATGAATTCGCTGCTCGCTGGCAACCGCGTTTTTAGAGGACGGGTTTGTCTTCTCATGGGGCTGCTTTTGCTGCCTGTATCCTTGGGTTTTCTTGTACTGGGACGTTTTTTCCTGGTAAAAATTTTCTACGCCAGCTTCCGCTGCACTGCCTGTGGTTTTTGCGTGAAAAACTGCTCGTACCGGGGTGTGCGGCTGCGGGGGGTCAAGAATAAACGGCCGTACTGGACCTTTTCCTGCCAGAGCTGTATGCGCTGCATGGCTTATTGCCCGTCAAAAGCTGTGGAGGCCAGTTATTTGCTTGCTGCGGTTTTTTGTTTGGTTTTTACGATCCCGGCGGGTCACTATTTGATAAGCTTAATTACCGTCAACCTGCCGGTAAGCGGCCCTGTCCTAACGGCGTGGCTTGATCCTATATTGACATATACTTACAGGATTGGTTCGATTTATATCGTTTACAGGCTGTTTCACGCGCTGCTTGGCCTTGCGCCGGTCAACAGGTTAATCACGCATATCACTCCGACCCCGTTTTTCCGGCGTTACCACGAGCCGGAAACGAAAGCGGGAGAATTGCGGCGGTTTGAATTGCAGGGTGACCGCTTGCCCGGCAGAACCTGA
- a CDS encoding TIGR02206 family membrane protein → MERYFSPGFEQPFITGSSSHLGALALIAAVNILLFAARRSLRGYRTGAIVRRVMAFTLLLLEASLQVWPLVNGFWSARYSLPLHLCDMAMFLSAAMLLTGNYSVYELAYFWGLGGASQALLTPDTAYAFPHFTFLVFFASHGLIITACLWMTFIENYRPRARSAAKAFAAANIYLLVMAVINSVLGSNYLYICQKPAGPSLLDYLGPWPWYILSLEAVGAVTFLLCYLPFAASDYYNFHKLRKTRRNRVRDLSA, encoded by the coding sequence GTGGAACGTTATTTTTCGCCTGGATTTGAACAACCGTTCATTACCGGGTCATCTTCGCACCTCGGCGCCCTGGCGCTGATCGCTGCCGTGAATATCCTGCTGTTTGCCGCGCGCCGGAGCTTGCGGGGATATAGGACAGGGGCGATTGTCCGCCGGGTAATGGCCTTTACCCTTCTTTTGCTGGAGGCTTCCCTCCAGGTCTGGCCTTTAGTCAACGGCTTCTGGTCGGCGAGGTACTCGCTGCCTTTGCACCTCTGCGACATGGCTATGTTCCTTTCCGCCGCCATGCTGCTGACCGGGAATTACAGTGTATATGAGCTTGCCTATTTCTGGGGGCTCGGCGGAGCCAGCCAGGCTCTACTTACGCCGGATACCGCTTATGCCTTTCCCCATTTTACTTTCCTGGTTTTCTTTGCTTCGCACGGCCTGATCATTACTGCCTGCCTGTGGATGACCTTTATCGAAAACTACAGGCCAAGGGCCAGGTCTGCAGCGAAAGCCTTTGCGGCTGCCAATATTTATCTGCTGGTGATGGCTGTTATCAATTCGGTGCTGGGAAGCAACTACCTGTACATCTGCCAAAAGCCAGCCGGGCCTTCGCTCCTGGATTACCTGGGGCCGTGGCCGTGGTACATTTTGTCTCTGGAGGCGGTGGGAGCGGTTACTTTTTTGCTGTGTTACCTTCCTTTTGCCGCAAGCGATTATTACAATTTTCATAAACTAAGGAAAACACGGCGGAATCGCGTTCGAGACCTGTCCGCGTAG
- a CDS encoding NADH-dependent [FeFe] hydrogenase, group A6 — protein sequence MMKVNLLIDGREVSVEAGLTILEAARSAGIHIPTLCYLKDIQSIGACRVCVVEVEGAKSLMPACTTEVSTGMKVYTNTSRVREARKSVVNLILSDHPQECLSCTRNNNCELQKVAAELGIRELEYSYPGRRREKDDGNPSIVRDPDKCILCRRCISVCHEVQGVGAIGALDRGYNTIVSPAFKLPLGDVMCTLCGQCVNVCPTGALSEKSYIDEVWKALSDPDKHVVVQTAPAIRIALGEEFGMGAGAIVTGKLVAALKRLGFDGVFDTDFAADLTIMEEGSELLERLNKGGKLPLITSCSPGWIKYMEHFYPEFIPNISTCKSPQQMFGAIMKTYYGIVNGIARERIYTVSVMPCTAKKFECERPEMRASGFKDVDAVLTTRELAALIRQAGIDWDMLPEEEYDDPFGMGTGAGVIFGATGGVMEAALRTVYEIVTSKPLEKLEFTDVRGMEGVKEATVPVGELEVKVAVAHGLGNAKKILEAIKAGAEYHFVEIMACPGGCLGGGGQPLNTADYVGIRKKRMEAVYEADRGLPLRKSHENPYIKKIYEEFLGKPLGEMSHKLLHTHYRNRKRSGM from the coding sequence ATGATGAAAGTGAATCTGCTTATTGACGGCAGGGAAGTGTCGGTCGAGGCGGGATTAACGATTCTGGAAGCAGCCAGGTCAGCCGGGATTCATATCCCAACTCTCTGTTATCTTAAAGACATCCAGTCGATCGGCGCTTGCCGGGTTTGCGTGGTGGAAGTGGAGGGGGCGAAAAGCCTGATGCCTGCCTGCACAACGGAGGTTTCGACGGGTATGAAGGTGTACACGAATACCAGCCGGGTGAGAGAGGCACGTAAAAGCGTAGTGAACCTGATCCTGTCCGATCATCCCCAGGAATGCCTTTCCTGCACCCGCAATAATAACTGCGAGCTGCAGAAGGTCGCCGCCGAGCTGGGCATCAGGGAACTGGAATACTCATACCCAGGGAGAAGAAGAGAAAAGGACGATGGGAACCCTTCAATCGTTAGGGACCCCGACAAATGTATTTTGTGCCGCCGTTGCATCAGTGTTTGCCATGAGGTCCAGGGTGTCGGGGCCATCGGGGCGCTGGACAGGGGGTACAATACCATTGTGTCTCCCGCCTTTAAACTCCCGCTGGGTGATGTAATGTGCACTCTCTGCGGCCAGTGTGTCAATGTCTGCCCGACGGGAGCTTTGAGCGAGAAGAGCTATATCGACGAGGTCTGGAAGGCGTTGAGCGATCCTGACAAGCATGTTGTCGTCCAGACGGCTCCCGCCATCAGGATTGCTCTCGGCGAAGAGTTCGGGATGGGAGCCGGAGCCATTGTGACGGGAAAACTGGTGGCCGCCTTAAAACGTCTGGGGTTTGACGGCGTTTTCGATACGGATTTTGCGGCCGATTTGACCATCATGGAAGAAGGGTCGGAACTTCTGGAAAGGCTCAACAAAGGCGGGAAGCTGCCGCTCATCACTTCCTGCAGTCCCGGCTGGATCAAGTACATGGAGCATTTTTACCCGGAATTTATCCCGAACATCTCGACATGCAAATCGCCGCAGCAAATGTTTGGAGCCATCATGAAGACTTATTACGGGATTGTAAACGGTATTGCCCGGGAAAGGATTTACACGGTGTCGGTGATGCCGTGCACCGCCAAGAAATTCGAGTGCGAGCGGCCGGAGATGAGAGCAAGCGGTTTTAAGGATGTGGACGCCGTCCTGACGACCAGGGAGCTGGCTGCCCTTATCCGGCAGGCCGGCATAGACTGGGATATGCTGCCGGAAGAGGAGTACGACGATCCGTTCGGCATGGGAACAGGGGCCGGGGTTATTTTTGGAGCGACCGGCGGGGTGATGGAAGCGGCCTTGCGCACGGTATACGAAATCGTTACCTCAAAGCCGCTGGAGAAGCTGGAGTTTACTGATGTCCGGGGTATGGAGGGCGTTAAAGAAGCAACAGTGCCGGTAGGCGAACTGGAAGTAAAAGTGGCCGTGGCCCACGGGTTGGGGAATGCCAAAAAGATTCTAGAGGCAATTAAAGCCGGGGCCGAGTACCACTTTGTGGAGATTATGGCCTGCCCCGGAGGCTGCCTGGGCGGAGGGGGTCAGCCTCTTAACACGGCTGACTACGTCGGGATACGCAAAAAGAGGATGGAGGCCGTCTACGAAGCGGACCGCGGCCTTCCCCTCAGGAAATCACATGAGAACCCGTATATTAAAAAGATCTACGAGGAGTTCCTGGGCAAACCTTTGGGCGAAATGTCGCACAAGCTCCTGCACACCCACTACAGGAACAGGAAACGATCCGGAATGTAA